In Cydia fagiglandana chromosome 16, ilCydFagi1.1, whole genome shotgun sequence, the following are encoded in one genomic region:
- the LOC134672059 gene encoding splicing factor Cactin-like isoform X2 has product MSSRHDVSRRRERSRSLSLERHRSRKEHKKSRTRSPAPSKHRSPSREKSKHKKSKKKKKKKNRSSSSSSSSDTDEELRLLQRLEAERLRLKEERKKQKELQKANETPEEKRARRLKEKQEKERKRRERMGWDNEYQCYTNQDNPFGDSALTHSFVWTKKLAKEGVKAVSRDELEAMNRQKQLENKIELEKVKQRRLEREAERAAREAETAAAARAREAAQFDSWARQEDAFHLQQARLRSQIRIRDGRAKPIDLLAWYVGSEQCVDALEMHEPYTYLNGLQAPDLEDLLADIAVYKSLEQEQNQRYWKDVETIVQDELAKLRRAAPEPHEAVHRDTVHQSVADDVTQIFKGKTGAQLEALQSQIEQKISREEAYGNVINRILVKETK; this is encoded by the exons AT GTCTTCAAGGCACGACGTGAGTAGACGCCGAGAGCGTTCACGCAGCCTCTCATTGGAGCGCCATCGCTCACGAAAAGAACACAAAAAGTCGCGAACGCGATCACCCGCGCCATCAAAACACAGGTCACCCAGCAGGGAGAAGAGTAAACATAAgaaaagtaaaaagaaaaagaagaagaagaataggAGCAGCAGCTCGTCGAGTAGTAGTGACACGGACGAGGAGCTGAGGCTGCTGCAGCGGCTGGAGGCGGAGCGCCTCAGGCTTAAAGAGGAGAGGAAGAAACAGAAAGAATTGCAGAAGGCTAATGAGACTCCAGAGGAGAAACG AGCCCGCCGTCTAAAAGAGAAGCAAGAAAAAGAGCGCAAACGCCGCGAGCGCATGGGCTGGGACAACGAGTATCAATGCTACACCAACCAAGACAATCCGTTCGGAGACTCGGCGCTCACACACTCGTTCGTGTGGACCAAGAAGCTGGCTAAGGAAGGTGTGAAGGCGGTCAGCAGAGATGAGCTTGAAGCTATGAACCGGCAGAAGCAACTTGAGAATAAGATTGAGCTGGAAAAG GTGAAGCAGCGTCGACTAGAGCGCGAGGCAGAGCGCGCGGCTCGCGAAGCAGAGACAGCAGCCGCGGCCAGGGCGCGCGAGGCAGCGCAGTTTGATTCGTGGGCGCGGCAGGAAGACGCGTTCCATTTACAACAAGCTAGGTTGCGCTCGCAGATCCGCATCCGTGATGGACGAG CGAAGCCTATCGACCTACTCGCTTGGTACGTGGGCTCAGAGCAGTGTGTAGACGCGCTCGAAATGCACGAGCCCTACACCTACCTCAACGGACTCCAAGCTCCGGACCTCGAAGACTTGTTGGCTGACATCGCTGTGTACAAGTCTTTAGAGCAGGAGCAAAACCAGAGGTACTGGAAGGATGTGGAGACCATTGTGcag GACGAGCTAGCGAAGCTACGGAGAGCTGCACCAGAGCCCCATGAAGCGGTACATCGGGACACCGTGCACCAGAGCGTGGCCGATGACGTCACACAG ATTTTCAAAGGCAAGACGGGCGCACAGCTAGAAGCATTACAATCGCAGATCGAGCAGAAGATTTCTAGAGAGGAAGCTTACGGTAATGTG